In Citrus sinensis cultivar Valencia sweet orange chromosome 3, DVS_A1.0, whole genome shotgun sequence, the sequence catcGTGTAATATACTTTTATCTTGGAGGATGTGTTGGGTTCTGCTGAACAGCTTAGACtttgaaacttaaaatttgGCATGTGTGAACAGCTTCACCATCCCATTGGCAATGTAACAAAAGATGATTAATCGTGCATTTCATTTCCATAGTTTCTTCTTATATTAGAGGGGAGCCATACAGTATGATTCTCTCGGTTCCCATAAGAGATGCTCAAATGAGAATTTTCATTTCGTcatgtttattttgattaagaTCCTAATCCGATACTATATTATATACCGAATAGAAAGAAAGCCGTGGAAATCCTATTTTACTATATTGACGAACCATATGGTTCACCATGacttttttccttcttattttttttaatattaccaATTGAACCAACACCAACAATGCCGCCAATGGGGTCGTTGTCAATTAATACGCCCAATAATCTTGAGCACATGAGTTTGAGTCCTAATTAAGTTTATTTGGCTCTCCATTTTAGGAAcagaataaatttttctctaatattAAGAGAGTGTTCTTATTCTGCTCTGTcataataaaatcatgaagGAGAATCTTGATTGCTACTGgttgtaaatatcaataaagtTCTAATCGTaatatatcattatttaaaaaaaaacaccaacAATATCGATGAAGATTAGTACAAATATGTTTTTATGACATTTCATAATGTGAAATGAAATCCAGcgatgaaaaatattcatacaaATAATTGGATAGATGGTTATAAATACTTATAATACAGGCACAAagtataaaaaagaaaaaataattcatttgaaaaattatctcTGCAACACCTCTGATTTTTCATATGTATATCTAAttactataaattttatttttaaacttatattAATTAACCATTTTGACACTAACAAATAACCATTTATCCCAAAATGAActaaaagaccattttattttacaaaatttttaaaaattataattacaagaatgcccataaatttaataaaacaaataaatctcaaaatttaagatgttaatttttataattataagttcatttaaaaattatcatgttaatatttaaaaattatcatgttaattttttagaattataattttatttaattttacaattaaattaagtatatgaaagtttcttaatttaattataggaaaattcataataattataggaagtttttctcttcatgttaatttttgtaaactttCCTATACTTATTTTaactacaaaaaattaaatgaaattataatatttaaataaatttataattataaaaaattaacatgtaaattttaaaatttatttattttattaaattcatagatatttttataattataacattattattttttaaaattttgtagaataaagtaattttttaattcatttcgGAATAAAATGATCAATTGTTGGTGTCAAAGTTGTTGATTGATACAagttccaaaataaaaatggttcTAAGACCATGGCAAAATTTTGCGGTGGTTAGAtgtatatatgataaaataaaaataggtaagagataatttccctaaaCATTTTAAAACCAAGAAGAATCATGACTAGCTCTTCTGAGATGGAAGTTACCATACATTAAGATAATTTCCGCCTGAAGTAACAAAATTCTTTTGAGATAACATTCTTAGGGAACAATATTGCATTAGCTCCACCAGAGAGATGTCAACAAAAACACGCAGTGCCCCCGCATCGGATAAATGGTTAATGTATTTTGCTGGAAAGCAACTGAGTCCTTCCCGGCAATGAAGTGATACCATAACAATCACCAAGTCCGGCCATGCAATTCCTTTTCCCCTCAGTGTATGGAGCAATTGGGGTTGAAGCTAAAACTAACCAAGAGAGATCACCATACAACTAGTCAGTCAGGTTTTCAAATAGCTAACAAATCATCAGAGAAGAGAGAACCAGCTGGTAGAATGGAAAGAAGTGCTAGACGGCAGAAGATAACACCAGTTAGCAGGTCTTTTATCACACAGGTCAAATGATGAGTCTATTACCACCTTGAAGCGTTGAATTTACAATGGCTTGTGGTTagtattgtaattttgttCAGTAGTCATCTCAAACAGTTAAAAAGGCCATGTTCTCTTATCAAATTGGTTCTGCTGGATCTGTGACACACTCAGCAACTGGTATCTTGACATCTGCAAACACAAACAGGTCACTTGTTCATCAGAAACACCTCTagcatttgaaaaaatatattctgaatcttaaaaatgaactATACGCAcattaaaattatctaaacACTGATGAAAATCAGATTTTGTTTCGCTATAATgcatttaaaaatcaattttttttatccggCACAATTCAAATGTACAAGCTTGTTTCAGTTAACAACTCCTTCAAAGAAATTAGTCCGGGTCATGTCCAAGCAGAACCACGTGTAGCACAAGACATTCATACCTTTGCTCAGCAACAAAGTGGCAGAGTCCTTATCTGTGGAGCATATAGCCTCTTTAGGGACCTCAGTGGTGGAGCTTGGAGCATTAGTTGTCCTATCATCATTTAAATTCAACTGAGCAATTGATGGTTCTGAATCTACGGGATCCTGCACAAAGATACAACAAGAGTTTGACGAAGCTCAAGAAGTTGACAAGACAAGGTAATCTCGTAAGTGTCATAATGAACAAAGAAAACCAAGCAACAAGTACTTATGCATTTAGCATTGAAGACATGGATCTGTTTAGCCACAAAACTACGGTGTGGTACTGCTGGAGTCACAGATAGAGAAGGAAGGATAACTAATTGAAAGATGTGACTTTCAAAAGCTAACCACTTCCACTTGAATGGTGTAATTTTAATGATTGGTAAAACGCATTCTGACAGTCACCCAACAACTGAAGAAACGTTAAATCCAAAAGAATTTACATAAATCACACAAATCCTTACCAGAATATATACAATTACCATAGATAAgtcaaattagttaatttgcAGATCTTATGGGTGGCAGCTTTTAACCCAAACAATGCTCTTAATTTAGTATTCCTAACCAAATATCTAGTCTTCAATTACCACAcgaatcaaagataaaaagaatgtaCAACCTTTACAGGCTGAAAAGCATCAGAATGTGCAGGATTCTTCATATCtggagcagcagcagcagctccCTCGTGAGATGTGAATTCCTTTACTTGAACTCCATCAACTTGTTCCTGATCCATTCCATCCTGCCTGAGGGCTTTAAAAGCTTTTGAATTGCTGTTGCAATCACCATTCAACATTGCACCACCAATTTCCCCAACGGCCCGTTTCCTGATGAGAACACAATATAGAAACGTTTCCTGATGAGAATACAATATAGAAAGACAtaaacaaaactaaaaaaatatagttggggaaaaagggaaaaaaaaagaagatggaAATTGTGATTATGTTCATACCTACTAGAATTATGATTAGTTGTGCTGGCAGAGGTTGGTTTGTTAGCAAATAATATACCACGGAGAGGCTTTCCATCTATAGTAGTTTCAATAGTATATCCAAGAGGGAAGCTTTCAGTAACCTTAGCTTGAAATGTCTTCTTCCCTTCATTTAATGGAAAGTTATTTCTTCCTGCAATTAAACACTAATAAATACAGTACACAACAAGCATTCCCTAGGAAGTGAAAAAAGTTTAACCCAACAATAAGACTGTGTTCTTAATTAAGTAGAGAGCAAAATGAATGACAACATATCAGCATCGTGACAAGAATGTGACACACCAAAATGATTTATCAAATATGCAGAAAGCATACCCACAAACCACATCACTGCAAAAGTCATCCAAGCATGAGAGTGCATGCACACATTCTGAGGAAAAGATAACCACGTATCATCAGGAAAAAGTCCTAAGTTCCCATTACCAACCTTGGCTCTTAAGAGGTAACCTAATATATCATCTTATATCTCAAACCAGGCATTCAATGGCCATTGCAATCAATAAGTTGCATGTAGAACACCTAAGGTGTAATAAATGCTTCCAGAGAACAGCTCCAGCAAAGTATTAGTCTTCGTCACTAGGCTTACtcataaaattgttttctttttaatttaaaaagaaaaaaaaaaactctggTCTCTAatcaattttagatttaaaagaaTCGACCAAAGGAACACCTCTTTTCCAAGGATCATATTTTGGAGTCAATTAGTCCCCAAAGCTCCACAAGATAACATAGGTTCAATATagttaactaaataaaatgacCTTGGATTTCAGAAAGGAGTCCCAAATGAAACACTTCTTGGGCTAAAGCAACACTAAGCTCATACATTTTCAAAGTCAGCTTATCCGAACGGCGAGCAACCTGCCGCTGCTAAAAAGGCAGCTTAATTCTCACATTTGTTTCTCTTCTGATTGCCAAACAGCAACGGTTGCATTTGGTAGCAGAAGATTATTGATTCCTAGATGACATGGTTATcagaaataattgaaaaaggatgagagattaattgaaaattgaatgcATGTTACGAATTACTAAAGACAGATCCTCATTTTCCAAATTAACTAAAAGCAGGTAGCAAATGTCCAACTAGTACGCTTGGAGTTTCCTACTCCAAAATTGAAGTCTTTCTTTGATAAGAAACAGCAACCGAATAACACCCTCATAAGCGATCATCTGATTTCTATACTTTCCAGtgattttattctttcaaAGTAAAGCATGAACCAGCATAGAAGTTAACCTTAACAAACTCTGCTGTGCTTGAAGAAAACAGATAATCTAAGCACTACAccataaattttctttcagtAATAATTCTGCAGTATCCCAATTACACTACCATCCTATTCCACACGTTTTGTGGTTAGGCAGATATTTGGAGTGCATTctattaaactaaataaatacaaacaaaaaggaaaaggttgaatgtatcatttttcctttccAATCAAGACAAATAGAACCATAATCAAAATGCTTTTGCAGAAGGAAGGCAAGGGAATAGGTAAGAACAACAATTCCAGTGTACACACGCCTAAAGTGTTTTTTAATCCAAGCCTTCAATCTATCGTTTCAAAATCCTGTATGACGTGTTAAATGCAGTACTTTTGGAAGcattaacaattataatcaattatgaacaaaaatattagCATAATGACCAAATTACTGAAGCGCTCAAGTCATTCTTAGTATTGGCATAAGGTCAACTCTAACAACAACCAATTCAAATAGTTACTCATAAAGCAGTCATTTCAATATTTGTAGTAGAACCTAAAAAAGATCAAAAGttggtaaaaataattcttactTGGTTCACCATAACTCAATAAAGGTGTAGGTTGGTGCACATCAGAGATCGTGTCAATTCTAACGAGAGCTCTATCATGGACTGGAGTAAAATTTTGTTCTTGGCATTTTAGCTTCAATTGCTTCCTTAGGGACAACTTCTCTAACTTCCTCTCATTTACAAGTCCTAGAATCAGATATTAAACTTAATTAGCAACAAATACATCTTTGTATAAGTAATATACAATATCTCAAAGCTAAAATCCTATAATATACAAGACATCTTACTTAAAAACCAGGAGAAATTCCAGAACCAAATCATCACTTGGAACCagctaaaatttaattcagaGTAAATAGAAAAGAGTAGCTGAACCTGTGTACAAGTAATACATGTCATCCAGTGCCTCAAGACTCTTATTGCAACCGCCTATGAACACAAGGACGCCACCCTTCAGGGGATCCAAACAATCCCCAGCCACAGAGAATCTAGCAGAAGGCCCTTCACCCGTAGTAATCACCTTTGTCCATAAACCAGAATCTGCATTGGGAAACAGAAGATATGAATGATAAAAGGTAAATGCATAAAAGTATCAACTATAAGCCTCTGgaataaaatttagttaaaattaaaataatgcaccAATGTGTACAGTTCAATCATTCATCATGGTATGGAACATTTTCAAGACaggagaagaaaataaataaatttgatagtTGTTAATTGTTATCACTAATTACATCAAACTTACCAACATCAATCATATAGAGATCATCATATAGGTTTTGGGAATCTGTAAATCCACCAAACACAAATAAATTCTTGCCAAATGCAACAGTGGAATGACCAGCTCGAGGTGACAACACCATGCCAGAAGTGTTCAACTCCTTCCAAGTAAGTGTGTCTAATAATATAGAGAATAACAccaacataaatattaaaaagcaGCAATACTATGCAAAATTGAGATATTGCAAACCGGATTAAGCAATTAATATAAGAAgttttctaataaatagacAACCAGCCACGTATACAGGAAAAATCTAAAACCTGTATCAAGGATATGGACATCagacaaataataatcatgTCCATCTTCACCACCAATCACAATGATCTTATTCTTCCAAGATGAGCACGTATGACTATCACGTGCAGATGGAGGATTGCCAGATGTTGTAGCACGTTTCCACACAAAGGTTTCTGCAAGAGAGGAAAAAGGATGAAATGAAACATTTCCTTTGCTATATGTATCAATGGGACACCAAATGTGGGTAAACATCCAATGAACTGTTCACTCCAAAGCAATACCACATTACAAATAACAAACTGCCTCACCCCCTGAGTACTTCCACATGTTCTCTCAGGTAACATTCacacaaaataagaaatttaacaCTATTATATTCGATATTCACTATCTAGATGCACATGAATGCATTATGACTGCAAATTAGAATCTAAGCGATCAAAACCAACATAGGCTAATTGTTTAGTAACCAACAGAAAATAGACAAATTCACCTGTATTCAATATGTAAAGATCACTGTAAT encodes:
- the LOC102606868 gene encoding uncharacterized protein LOC102606868 isoform X1 encodes the protein MRWEKVQPKSPQALVAQQLVSSEISSSGPGKRWGHTCNAIKGGRFLYVFGGYGKDNCQTNQVHVFDTVNQTWSQPVIKGSPPAPRDSHSCTTVGENLYVFGGTDGMNPLRDLHILDTSSHTWISPSVRGEGPEAREGHSAALVGKRLFIFGGCGKSSNTNDEVYYSDLYILNTETFVWKRATTSGNPPSARDSHTCSSWKNKIIVIGGEDGHDYYLSDVHILDTDTLTWKELNTSGMVLSPRAGHSTVAFGKNLFVFGGFTDSQNLYDDLYMIDVDSGLWTKVITTGEGPSARFSVAGDCLDPLKGGVLVFIGGCNKSLEALDDMYYLYTGLVNERKLEKLSLRKQLKLKCQEQNFTPVHDRALVRIDTISDVHQPTPLLSYGEPRRNNFPLNEGKKTFQAKVTESFPLGYTIETTIDGKPLRGILFANKPTSASTTNHNSSRKRAVGEIGGAMLNGDCNSNSKAFKALRQDGMDQEQVDGVQVKEFTSHEGAAAAAPDMKNPAHSDAFQPVKDPVDSEPSIAQLNLNDDRTTNAPSSTTEVPKEAICSTDKDSATLLLSKDVKIPVAECVTDPAEPI
- the LOC102606868 gene encoding uncharacterized protein LOC102606868 isoform X3, yielding MNPLRDLHILDTSSHTWISPSVRGEGPEAREGHSAALVGKRLFIFGGCGKSSNTNDEVYYSDLYILNTETFVWKRATTSGNPPSARDSHTCSSWKNKIIVIGGEDGHDYYLSDVHILDTDTLTWKELNTSGMVLSPRAGHSTVAFGKNLFVFGGFTDSQNLYDDLYMIDVDSGLWTKVITTGEGPSARFSVAGDCLDPLKGGVLVFIGGCNKSLEALDDMYYLYTGLVNERKLEKLSLRKQLKLKCQEQNFTPVHDRALVRIDTISDVHQPTPLLSYGEPRRNNFPLNEGKKTFQAKVTESFPLGYTIETTIDGKPLRGILFANKPTSASTTNHNSSRKRAVGEIGGAMLNGDCNSNSKAFKALRQDGMDQEQVDGVQVKEFTSHEGAAAAAPDMKNPAHSDAFQPVKDPVDSEPSIAQLNLNDDRTTNAPSSTTEVPKEAICSTDKDSATLLLSKDVKIPVAECVTDPAEPI
- the LOC102606868 gene encoding uncharacterized protein LOC102606868 isoform X2 — encoded protein: MRWEKVQPKSPQALVAQQLVSSEISSSGPGKRWGHTCNAIKGGRFLYVFGGYGKDNCQTNQVHVFDTVNQTWSQPVIKGSPPAPRDSHSCTTVGENLYVFGGTDGMNPLRDLHILDTSSHTWISPSVRGEGPEAREGHSAALVGKRLFIFGGCGKSSNTNDEVYYSDLYILNTETFVWKRATTSGNPPSARDSHTCSSWKNKIIVIGGEDGHDYYLSDVHILDTDTLTWKELNTSGMVLSPRAGHSTVAFGKNLFVFGGFTDSQNLYDDLYMIDVDSGLWTKVITTGEGPSARFSVAGDCLDPLKGGVLVFIGGCNKSLEALDDMYYLYTGRNNFPLNEGKKTFQAKVTESFPLGYTIETTIDGKPLRGILFANKPTSASTTNHNSSRKRAVGEIGGAMLNGDCNSNSKAFKALRQDGMDQEQVDGVQVKEFTSHEGAAAAAPDMKNPAHSDAFQPVKDPVDSEPSIAQLNLNDDRTTNAPSSTTEVPKEAICSTDKDSATLLLSKDVKIPVAECVTDPAEPI